One genomic window of Helicobacter canis includes the following:
- a CDS encoding type II toxin-antitoxin system HicA family toxin, with protein sequence MPELPKLTAKEAEKLLLQEGFIIARQKGSHRIYIKNSHRIVLPHHTGKTLHPKIIKELFAIIESARE encoded by the coding sequence ATGCCTGAGCTACCAAAACTTACAGCAAAAGAGGCTGAAAAACTTTTGCTTCAAGAAGGCTTTATTATCGCAAGACAAAAGGGTAGCCACAGAATCTACATAAAAAATTCCCACAGGATAGTCCTACCCCACCACACAGGTAAAACTTTACATCCAAAAATCATTAAAGAGCTTTTTGCCATTATAGAATCTGCTAGAGAGTAG
- a CDS encoding alpha/beta fold hydrolase, protein MQSTITTHKNLRFASDFGQVAYDLYEPAKVDSSPIIIQIAHGMIEHKDRYEWVASTLAQKGYIVAVSDHRGHGESLNSDNGITLGSMGEDGFCRASYDLYKLSCLLKERYANARIVLLGHSMGSLLSRRYVSLYSEELSGLILSGSPAFDEDLKYGIALAKLLRFFGAKTFGQKFFTKALFGGFNKRFKKDSSDGLGWLCSSEEVRQAYRDDPKCQFHFDIESFLHLFMGMQEVYGSYPNPKNPHLPILFISGSDDASGHFGIGVKKARTHLKSQGFDDVDILLYGGARHEVLNEPIKEQVIADILLWLESKGL, encoded by the coding sequence ATGCAATCAACAATCACAACACACAAAAACCTCCGCTTTGCCTCAGATTTTGGGCAAGTGGCGTATGATCTCTATGAGCCTGCAAAAGTGGATTCTAGCCCTATAATTATCCAAATCGCCCACGGAATGATCGAGCATAAAGACCGCTATGAGTGGGTAGCTAGCACACTTGCGCAAAAGGGCTATATCGTAGCAGTAAGCGACCATAGAGGGCACGGAGAGAGCCTAAATAGCGACAATGGCATTACACTTGGCTCAATGGGTGAAGATGGATTCTGCCGCGCGAGCTATGATCTCTACAAGCTCTCTTGCTTGCTTAAAGAGCGGTATGCAAATGCGCGCATTGTGCTGCTAGGGCACTCTATGGGGTCGCTACTCTCTAGGCGATATGTCTCGCTCTATAGTGAAGAGCTAAGCGGACTTATCCTTAGTGGCTCACCAGCATTTGATGAGGATCTCAAATACGGCATAGCTCTCGCGAAACTTTTGCGATTTTTTGGGGCAAAAACCTTTGGGCAAAAATTCTTCACCAAGGCTCTTTTTGGCGGATTTAATAAGCGGTTTAAAAAGGATTCTAGCGATGGCTTAGGCTGGCTCTGCTCTAGTGAAGAAGTAAGGCAGGCATATAGAGATGATCCTAAATGCCAATTCCACTTTGATATAGAAAGCTTTTTACACCTCTTTATGGGTATGCAAGAAGTCTATGGCAGCTATCCTAATCCCAAAAATCCGCATTTGCCTATTTTGTTTATCAGCGGGAGCGATGATGCAAGCGGGCATTTTGGCATAGGGGTGAAAAAGGCGCGCACACACCTAAAATCCCAAGGCTTTGACGATGTGGATATTTTGCTCTATGGGGGTGCTAGGCACGAGGTGCTAAATGAGCCGATAAAAGAGCAGGTTATAGCAGATATATTGCTATGGCTAGAGTCTAAAGGGCTATGA
- a CDS encoding MBL fold metallo-hydrolase, producing MHCILIVGASGAGKDSLLKAAKAYFTQCSEKKPKVHFIPRYIDRIPDQNEANFYIDTQSFEILQDFFISKWRANSHNYGIAKHCLHKDGINIISISRSAIKDFEAYCDNVSVIEVFVPLHILQHRLEQRGREDKAQIAKRLENAGKKTYAKNLYRFENVKPIEESAEEFICLVERIVDSGVGDSAYGLESRSGFTEQAENKTTASEKTADIENPTAIPRILEEEIQAECEKSTANKKVDSSDEAFLSSLRADLSAWQSIQKSTTALESTFDKSQNERAEIVFDKNAELQKVDSRIFHNTAIFAATESMDCHAVQAVLPMTEKPTPNINNPSKILHFLGSSDSGGIPVHNCNCGACEEYRKQGRQNLSTSAFLQTESSEYILLDCGIEATATLFDGAKIRAIFLTHFHADHALGLLRLRYSKQHIACYHPDDRQGFGDLFKHTKSITYQVLRPFTPIAIDSYTFTPIPLLHSKPTFGYFIQTPSENIAYLTDCAGLPQESLEFLQQKSIDICYIDAGAFVDSNGKKDSSNHLSHYEAAEIIKALAPKQARLIHISHTILESLRDIPLPFPYVL from the coding sequence ATGCACTGCATTCTTATTGTGGGGGCAAGTGGAGCGGGTAAAGATAGCTTACTAAAGGCTGCAAAAGCGTATTTCACGCAATGTAGTGAAAAGAAGCCAAAGGTGCATTTTATCCCCCGCTATATTGATAGAATCCCAGACCAAAACGAAGCAAATTTCTACATTGACACACAGAGCTTTGAGATTTTACAAGACTTTTTCATCAGCAAATGGAGGGCAAATAGCCATAATTACGGCATTGCCAAGCATTGCTTACACAAAGATGGCATTAACATCATCTCTATCTCTCGCTCCGCTATAAAGGACTTTGAAGCCTATTGCGACAATGTCAGCGTGATAGAAGTCTTTGTGCCGCTGCATATTTTGCAACACCGCTTAGAGCAAAGAGGGCGAGAAGACAAAGCCCAAATTGCAAAAAGACTAGAAAATGCAGGCAAAAAGACTTATGCGAAGAATCTTTATCGCTTTGAAAATGTAAAGCCGATAGAAGAGAGTGCGGAAGAGTTTATTTGTCTTGTTGAACGCATTGTGGATTCTGGCGTGGGGGATTCGGCTTACGGGCTAGAATCCCGCAGCGGCTTTACAGAACAAGCTGAAAATAAAACCACTGCAAGTGAAAAAACCGCCGACATTGAAAACCCCACCGCAATTCCTAGAATCCTTGAAGAAGAAATTCAAGCCGAGTGTGAAAAATCCACCGCAAATAAAAAAGTGGATTCTAGTGATGAAGCTTTTTTATCGTCATTGCGAGCCGACTTGTCGGCGTGGCAATCCATACAAAAATCTACCACCGCCCTAGAATCCACTTTTGATAAATCGCAAAATGAACGGGCTGAAATCGTGTTTGATAAAAACGCAGAATTACAAAAAGTGGATTCTAGGATTTTTCACAACACCGCCATTTTTGCTGCCACAGAATCTATGGATTGCCACGCGGTGCAAGCGGTGCTGCCAATGACAGAAAAGCCAACGCCAAATATAAATAACCCCTCTAAGATTTTACACTTCCTAGGCTCCAGCGACAGCGGCGGTATACCTGTCCATAACTGCAACTGCGGCGCGTGTGAAGAGTATAGAAAACAAGGCAGGCAAAATCTCTCCACAAGCGCGTTTTTGCAAACAGAATCTAGCGAGTATATTTTGCTTGATTGTGGGATTGAAGCCACTGCCACGCTTTTTGATGGTGCAAAAATCCGTGCTATTTTTCTCACGCATTTTCACGCTGACCACGCCTTGGGGCTATTGCGTTTGCGCTATAGTAAGCAGCATATCGCGTGCTACCACCCAGATGATAGGCAGGGCTTTGGGGATTTATTTAAGCATACAAAATCTATCACCTACCAAGTCCTACGCCCATTTACACCCATAGCAATTGATAGCTACACTTTCACGCCTATCCCACTTCTGCACTCAAAGCCCACTTTTGGCTACTTTATCCAAACTCCAAGCGAGAATATCGCCTATCTTACTGATTGTGCGGGGCTGCCGCAAGAGAGTTTAGAGTTTTTACAGCAAAAGAGCATTGATATTTGCTACATTGATGCAGGGGCGTTTGTGGATAGCAATGGCAAAAAAGATAGCAGCAACCACCTAAGCCACTATGAAGCCGCTGAAATTATCAAAGCCCTAGCCCCCAAACAAGCGCGACTTATCCACATCTCTCATACAATCTTAGAATCTTTGCGGGATATACCTTTGCCATTTCCGTATGTGTTGTAG
- a CDS encoding alpha-D-ribose 1-methylphosphonate 5-triphosphate diphosphatase, which yields MILQSKRVLINGEFIPASLHIENGIIANITEYGSDSKALDMGDLLVTPGIVDLHSDALEKEIEPRPNAHFPLEFACRNLDRKLAMAGITTMYHAIGFEENPNKHRNAKLAREQIETLSSMQANNLFLVDNCIHARFEISSLESLEELYYCLDNNLVHILSIMDHTPGQGQFKSIESLANYYRKHHGWSEQSVQELLDKRGQAKDWEALKKLLQRAKAKNIALLSHDDDCKQKLDTLLSLGIHISEFPLSLEVAQYALSKGSITGMGAPNVVRGGSQSGNVSAQDLIKEGACSYLCSDYHPNSMLLAVFEIAKNNPHIPLTQAFAMVTTTPARSVGLHDRGELKEGFKADILVIDDSYIPEVCVCIKNGRSVYSSLAQLSKIA from the coding sequence ATGATTTTGCAGAGTAAAAGAGTTTTAATAAATGGTGAGTTTATCCCCGCAAGTTTGCATATAGAAAATGGCATTATCGCAAATATCACAGAATATGGCAGTGATAGCAAGGCTCTTGATATGGGCGATTTGCTAGTTACACCTGGCATTGTGGATTTGCATTCTGATGCGTTAGAAAAAGAGATCGAGCCGCGTCCAAACGCGCATTTTCCACTAGAATTTGCTTGTAGAAATTTAGATAGAAAACTCGCAATGGCAGGGATTACAACAATGTATCACGCCATAGGCTTTGAAGAGAATCCAAACAAGCATAGAAACGCAAAATTAGCAAGAGAGCAGATTGAAACTCTTAGCTCTATGCAGGCAAACAATCTCTTTTTAGTAGATAATTGTATCCACGCACGATTTGAGATTAGCTCCCTAGAATCTTTAGAAGAGCTTTACTACTGCCTTGATAATAATCTCGTGCATATTTTATCTATTATGGATCACACGCCGGGGCAAGGGCAGTTTAAAAGCATAGAATCTCTAGCAAACTACTATCGCAAACACCACGGCTGGAGTGAGCAAAGTGTGCAAGAGCTACTTGATAAAAGGGGGCAGGCAAAAGATTGGGAAGCATTAAAAAAGCTACTACAAAGAGCAAAGGCAAAAAACATCGCCCTGTTAAGCCACGATGATGACTGCAAACAAAAGCTTGATACCTTGCTTAGTCTAGGCATTCATATCTCAGAATTTCCTTTAAGCCTAGAAGTCGCACAATATGCGTTAAGTAAGGGCAGTATCACAGGTATGGGTGCACCAAATGTCGTGCGTGGCGGCAGCCAAAGCGGCAATGTGAGTGCGCAAGATTTGATTAAAGAGGGGGCTTGTAGCTATCTTTGCTCAGATTATCACCCCAACTCTATGCTTTTAGCAGTCTTTGAGATTGCGAAAAATAATCCACATATCCCATTAACACAAGCCTTTGCTATGGTTACTACAACACCAGCAAGAAGCGTGGGGCTACACGATAGAGGCGAGCTAAAAGAGGGCTTTAAAGCAGATATTTTAGTCATTGATGATAGCTATATCCCTGAAGTGTGCGTATGTATCAAAAATGGCAGAAGTGTGTATAGCAGCCTAGCACAATTAAGCAAGATAGCCTAA
- a CDS encoding type II toxin-antitoxin system HicB family antitoxin → MILNAIIQKDENGYFAFVPELSGCVTQADSYEEAISNIKEAAALYMESLQLDEIRHIQAKDTAIIPIELANA, encoded by the coding sequence ATGATTCTAAATGCCATTATCCAAAAAGATGAGAATGGTTATTTTGCTTTTGTGCCTGAGCTTAGTGGCTGTGTAACTCAAGCGGATAGCTATGAAGAAGCCATTAGCAATATCAAAGAAGCGGCAGCATTGTATATGGAGAGTTTGCAGCTAGATGAGATTAGACATATACAGGCTAAAGATACAGCCATTATTCCCATAGAACTAGCCAATGCCTGA
- the phnL gene encoding phosphonate C-P lyase system protein PhnL, translating into MVLEVKNLSKHFIAHTRGGIEVSGFHNVSFTLQKGQFLSIAGKSGSGKSSILKVLYRSYLPSSGSINLYDNGTFIASITDSSDSEILSLRESHIGYVSQFLQVLPRVSAVNIVANPLILQGESETKAKDRAKEMLSFFGIKESLFDLSPLTFSGGEQQRVNIAKGIIAPKKLLLLDEPTASLDKDNRQKVLEKLRILKQEGISMIGIFHDKESMEAISDTIYTMGVAQ; encoded by the coding sequence ATGGTTTTAGAAGTAAAGAATCTAAGCAAACATTTCATCGCCCACACACGCGGTGGCATTGAAGTAAGCGGCTTTCATAATGTCAGCTTCACGCTACAAAAGGGGCAGTTTTTATCTATCGCAGGTAAGAGTGGGAGTGGAAAATCATCTATCTTAAAGGTGCTATATCGCTCATATTTGCCAAGTAGTGGGAGCATAAATCTCTATGATAATGGCACATTTATCGCCTCTATCACAGATTCTAGCGATAGTGAGATTCTATCTTTAAGAGAATCTCACATCGGCTATGTATCGCAGTTTTTGCAAGTGCTGCCTAGGGTTTCTGCGGTAAATATCGTGGCAAATCCGCTTATTTTACAAGGTGAGAGTGAGACAAAGGCAAAAGATAGAGCAAAAGAAATGCTGAGTTTTTTTGGGATTAAAGAGTCGCTGTTTGATTTATCTCCACTTACTTTTAGCGGTGGAGAGCAGCAAAGGGTCAATATCGCAAAGGGCATTATCGCCCCTAAAAAGCTGCTTTTACTTGATGAGCCTACCGCTTCACTTGATAAGGACAATCGCCAAAAAGTTTTAGAGAAACTTCGCATATTAAAGCAAGAGGGCATTAGTATGATAGGTATTTTCCACGATAAAGAGAGTATGGAAGCTATAAGCGACACAATTTATACTATGGGAGTAGCACAATGA
- the mltG gene encoding endolytic transglycosylase MltG yields the protein MVTNKMINILSILLDGVFLIILAIFFYLGLPITSITSTPITSAVVVVPQGSISAIITQLGKNGWDITQFDRHILRLLGTPQSGVIDISYAVHNGVITKGDFLYALTSAKAAQESVTLIPGETLHFFIIDIGVQLDLNEDKLLESYLRYAPYEEGVILPNTYKIHANATEDSLMRSLIQQSLAIHEDLARKYLGRYEQDEWFRHIAMASIIQKEAANTQEMPIIAAVIYNRLKLNMPLQMDGSLNYGKYSHSKVTPERIRNDSSPFNTYRNKGIPPIPVGSASIEAIKAVFEPAQVDYLYFVRNKNGTHSFSKTFKEHRENFDK from the coding sequence ATGGTAACAAACAAAATGATAAATATACTCAGCATTCTTTTAGACGGCGTTTTTCTCATTATCTTAGCGATCTTTTTTTATTTGGGGTTACCTATTACTAGCATTACTAGCACACCTATTACTAGCGCGGTAGTTGTCGTGCCACAAGGTTCAATAAGCGCGATTATAACACAGCTAGGCAAAAATGGCTGGGATATTACGCAATTTGATAGGCATATTTTGCGCTTACTTGGCACACCTCAAAGTGGCGTGATTGACATAAGCTATGCTGTGCATAATGGCGTGATCACAAAGGGGGATTTTCTCTACGCACTCACCTCTGCCAAAGCCGCCCAAGAGAGCGTTACGCTAATCCCCGGAGAGACACTGCACTTTTTCATCATAGATATTGGCGTGCAGCTTGACCTAAATGAAGACAAACTCCTAGAATCCTACTTGCGCTATGCGCCTTATGAAGAGGGCGTGATCTTGCCAAATACTTACAAAATCCACGCCAACGCCACAGAAGATAGCCTTATGCGCTCACTTATCCAGCAATCCCTAGCGATCCACGAGGACCTAGCGCGCAAATATTTGGGAAGATATGAGCAAGATGAGTGGTTTAGGCATATCGCTATGGCTTCAATCATTCAAAAAGAAGCCGCCAATACGCAAGAAATGCCCATAATCGCCGCTGTGATTTACAACCGCTTAAAGCTCAATATGCCCTTACAAATGGATGGCTCACTCAACTATGGCAAATACTCCCATAGCAAAGTAACGCCAGAGCGCATACGCAACGACAGCTCGCCTTTCAACACCTACCGCAACAAAGGTATCCCGCCAATCCCGGTAGGCAGTGCTAGCATTGAGGCGATTAAGGCGGTGTTTGAGCCAGCGCAGGTGGATTATCTCTACTTCGTGCGCAACAAAAACGGCACGCACTCTTTCAGCAAAACTTTCAAAGAGCATAGAGAGAATTTTGATAAATAA